One genomic region from Bacteroidales bacterium encodes:
- a CDS encoding orotate phosphoribosyltransferase: MIQNSVVLNLLQINAIKLNPANPFTWASGWKSPIYCDNRKTLSYPVVRNLICEGFKQQIIEKYPDVEIIAGVATGAIAHGMLVADRLNLPFVYVRSAPKKHGLENLVEGDVKAGQKVVVIEDLISTGQSSLNAVEALRNAGCDVLGMLAIFTYGFNHAADNFKKSDVKIDTLANYSQLIDIAIEQGFVSKDHLNLLKSWRNDPENWGM, translated from the coding sequence ATGATACAAAATTCAGTTGTGCTTAACCTTCTCCAAATTAATGCAATTAAACTAAATCCTGCAAATCCTTTTACATGGGCTTCGGGTTGGAAATCGCCAATTTACTGTGATAACCGAAAAACACTCTCATATCCAGTGGTTCGCAATCTAATCTGCGAAGGGTTTAAGCAACAGATTATAGAAAAATACCCAGATGTTGAAATAATTGCTGGAGTAGCTACTGGTGCAATCGCACATGGAATGCTTGTAGCCGATAGACTTAACTTACCTTTTGTTTACGTTCGCTCAGCACCCAAAAAGCACGGGCTTGAAAACCTTGTTGAGGGGGATGTTAAAGCTGGGCAAAAAGTGGTTGTAATTGAGGATTTAATATCAACCGGGCAAAGCAGTTTAAATGCGGTTGAAGCCCTGAGAAATGCTGGTTGTGATGTCCTTGGAATGCTAGCTATATTTACTTACGGATTCAATCATGCAGCCGACAATTTTAAAAAATCTGATGTTAAAATTGACACCCTCGCTAATTACTCTCAACTTATTGATATTGCAATAGAGCAAGGATTTGTCAGCAAAGATCATTTAAATCTTCTCAAATCGTGGCGCAATGACCCCGAAAATTGGGGAATGTAA
- a CDS encoding biotin--[acetyl-CoA-carboxylase] ligase has product MDRVFEPQYIWLESVDSTNSYCMKLAQEGEQEGLAVAAFFQEKGRGQRGNTWESKRGENLTFSLLLRPNFLRVEEQFMISKAIALSICDWLKNNKVDACVKWPNDIYIGEKKIAGVLIENSFSTPFLDVSIIGIGINLNQVVFSSNIPNPISMTLLTGLQYRPEVVLSELVVSIQMRYLQLQCGLKEKISEDYLKSLYRFQNFYNYSSVDGFFKARITGIKPTGEIILEMEDGQKKSFGFKEIAFEI; this is encoded by the coding sequence ATGGATAGGGTATTTGAACCTCAGTATATTTGGCTCGAAAGTGTAGATTCAACAAATAGCTATTGTATGAAATTGGCTCAAGAAGGGGAGCAAGAGGGGTTGGCAGTTGCTGCTTTTTTTCAGGAGAAAGGTAGAGGTCAAAGGGGTAACACTTGGGAGAGCAAAAGAGGTGAGAATCTTACATTTAGTTTACTGCTTCGTCCTAACTTTTTAAGGGTTGAGGAGCAATTCATGATTTCAAAAGCAATCGCACTATCAATTTGCGATTGGCTTAAAAATAATAAAGTTGATGCCTGTGTTAAGTGGCCTAACGATATTTATATTGGTGAGAAAAAAATAGCAGGTGTTTTAATCGAGAATAGTTTTAGCACACCGTTTCTAGATGTCTCAATAATAGGTATAGGTATAAATCTGAACCAAGTTGTGTTTTCTTCTAACATCCCAAACCCTATATCAATGACACTTTTAACAGGTTTGCAGTATCGTCCTGAGGTTGTGCTAAGTGAACTTGTTGTTTCAATCCAAATGAGATATCTTCAGCTACAATGCGGGTTAAAAGAAAAAATATCTGAAGATTATTTAAAATCTCTTTATCGATTTCAGAACTTTTATAATTATAGCAGTGTGGATGGCTTCTTTAAGGCCAGAATTACTGGCATAAAACCAACAGGCGAAATTATCCTCGAAATGGAGGATGGTCAAAAAAAATCATTTGGGTTCAAAGAGATAGCCTTCGAAATTTAG
- a CDS encoding helix-turn-helix domain-containing protein translates to MELTKFKTYIEHLDSLIGKECTGTADEFAQKLGISERTLQNHLQQLRGMGIDVIYDHYKRTYKYSQKGRIFFGFDAKEMSEIKGGRSISQNKITSYFQILYN, encoded by the coding sequence ATGGAACTCACGAAGTTTAAAACCTACATTGAACATTTAGACTCTCTAATAGGAAAGGAATGCACTGGTACCGCCGACGAGTTTGCACAAAAACTTGGGATAAGCGAACGCACTCTTCAAAACCATCTACAACAACTTCGTGGGATGGGAATAGATGTAATTTATGATCATTACAAAAGAACCTATAAGTACTCACAAAAAGGCAGGATTTTCTTTGGCTTCGATGCCAAGGAGATGTCAGAAATAAAAGGTGGCAGAAGCATTTCTCAAAATAAAATCACTTCATACTTCCAAATTCTATATAATTAA
- a CDS encoding NUDIX domain-containing protein — translation MSKECSIYFDKRKIVLTNSVELNFNSQNGLFTSYNSLQELSKILEFFQSAVQVENVFISGKNVQSMLKDFCKMFRIIKASGGLVQNSKGEYLFIFRYGKWDLPKGKLEPDEKIEDAAVREVSEETGISNLILGEHIKNTYHTYKQGGSIILKETHWFNMLYSGNEPLVPQQAEDISVAKWFPANRLDEILNNTYDTIREVLIAKGIV, via the coding sequence ATGTCGAAAGAGTGTTCAATTTATTTTGATAAACGTAAAATTGTTCTCACAAATAGTGTAGAGTTGAATTTTAATAGTCAAAATGGGTTATTCACCAGTTACAATTCTTTACAAGAACTCTCAAAAATACTCGAATTTTTTCAATCAGCGGTTCAAGTAGAAAATGTTTTTATTTCTGGAAAGAATGTTCAATCTATGCTTAAGGACTTTTGTAAAATGTTCCGCATCATTAAAGCGTCAGGAGGACTTGTACAGAATAGCAAAGGGGAGTATTTGTTCATCTTTAGGTATGGGAAATGGGATTTGCCAAAGGGAAAGTTAGAGCCTGATGAGAAAATTGAAGACGCTGCCGTTCGTGAGGTTTCTGAAGAAACGGGAATATCCAATTTAATTTTAGGGGAACATATTAAAAATACCTACCATACCTACAAGCAAGGGGGTTCAATTATTTTAAAGGAAACACATTGGTTTAACATGCTATATAGTGGCAATGAACCACTTGTTCCTCAACAGGCAGAAGATATTTCTGTAGCAAAATGGTTTCCTGCAAATCGCTTAGATGAAATATTGAATAATACTTATGATACAATTCGTGAGGTTCTAATTGCTAAAGGCATAGTTTAA
- the rsfS gene encoding ribosome silencing factor: MGKKRKVLDVESLVESIVDAILDKKGKEVTSLAIGKLPNSVCDYFIICHADSTTQVHAIAENIEVKISQNLNEKVWKSAGYDNSIWVVLDYVNVVVHIFQTEWRTFYKIEELWADAQTKRYTDEPVSEVVKPKVRSKRLTK; the protein is encoded by the coding sequence ATGGGGAAAAAAAGAAAAGTATTAGATGTTGAATCTCTGGTTGAATCAATAGTTGATGCAATACTAGATAAGAAGGGGAAAGAGGTTACATCACTTGCAATAGGAAAACTTCCAAATTCTGTTTGTGATTATTTCATTATATGTCATGCCGATTCTACAACACAAGTTCATGCTATAGCTGAAAATATTGAGGTTAAAATTAGCCAAAACCTTAACGAAAAAGTTTGGAAATCTGCGGGTTACGATAATTCAATTTGGGTGGTATTAGACTATGTAAATGTTGTAGTACATATTTTCCAAACTGAGTGGAGAACATTTTATAAAATTGAAGAACTTTGGGCAGATGCTCAGACTAAGCGTTACACAGATGAACCTGTGTCTGAAGTTGTCAAGCCAAAAGTAAGATCGAAAAGACTTACCAAATAA
- a CDS encoding DMT family transporter, with protein sequence MFSNHIGEYAALLTAIFWTVTALAFESASKKVGSLSVNLIRLCMALVFLSIYSWVSRGLILPTDATNYQWVWLSLSGLVGFVLGDLFLFKSYEVISARISMLIMALAPPIAALIGWVALGEHLNAKQGIGMLLTFVGIALVILKREFNPDEEVSDTNNKKFKLNYPISGLLLAFGGAVGQAGGLVLSKIGMQNYDVIASVQIRVITGIIGFVAIFFFLNSWKSLLIAIKDSKAITKISIGAIFGPFLGVSFSLLSIKYTSTGVASAIMSIVPVIIIAPAVLIFKEKFNSKELIGALITVGGVMLFFL encoded by the coding sequence ATGTTTAGTAATCATATCGGCGAGTACGCAGCATTATTAACAGCCATATTCTGGACTGTAACAGCATTAGCATTCGAATCTGCTAGTAAAAAGGTTGGTTCTCTTTCAGTGAACCTGATAAGACTTTGCATGGCCTTGGTTTTCCTAAGTATTTATTCATGGGTCTCAAGGGGATTGATTTTGCCTACGGATGCTACTAATTATCAATGGGTATGGCTTTCCTTGTCTGGGTTGGTAGGATTTGTTTTAGGCGATCTTTTCCTTTTTAAATCCTATGAGGTAATTAGCGCAAGAATTTCGATGCTGATAATGGCTCTTGCTCCACCCATTGCGGCTCTAATTGGTTGGGTTGCGCTAGGTGAACATTTAAACGCTAAGCAGGGAATAGGAATGTTACTTACCTTTGTTGGTATTGCACTTGTTATTCTAAAAAGAGAATTTAATCCAGATGAGGAGGTCTCCGATACAAATAATAAAAAGTTTAAGTTAAACTATCCTATCTCAGGTCTTTTGCTTGCATTTGGAGGTGCAGTGGGACAGGCAGGAGGTCTGGTCCTGAGTAAAATAGGGATGCAGAATTATGATGTGATAGCTTCTGTTCAAATAAGAGTAATAACAGGTATTATTGGTTTTGTAGCAATATTTTTCTTTTTAAATAGTTGGAAATCACTTCTAATCGCGATTAAAGACTCAAAAGCAATCACAAAAATTTCCATTGGTGCTATTTTTGGCCCTTTTCTTGGTGTTTCGTTCTCGCTTTTATCCATAAAATATACTTCAACGGGTGTGGCATCTGCCATTATGTCAATAGTGCCAGTTATAATAATTGCACCCGCTGTTTTAATCTTTAAGGAAAAATTTAATTCAAAAGAGTTGATTGGGGCTTTAATTACTGTTGGAGGGGTAATGTTGTTTTTCCTGTAA
- a CDS encoding phosphatidylserine decarboxylase family protein: MKVHKEGYTIISVAFFATLIINLIIYFFFGKVGVYVILLPSLLLLGFILRFFRVPKRSIETKNNCIYAPADGTVVTIEEVEENEYIKSKCIQVSIFMSVWNVHINWFPINGTVKYFKYHPGNYYLAWHPKSSTHNERTSVAIERKDGMPLMMRQIAGAVARRIICYAEEGKPVNQCEQLGFIKFGSRVDLFLPLDAVIKVKLNQKVTGTQTIVAEVAERV; this comes from the coding sequence GTGAAAGTTCACAAAGAAGGATATACAATAATTTCAGTAGCATTTTTTGCAACCCTGATTATCAATCTGATAATCTATTTCTTTTTTGGTAAGGTAGGAGTTTATGTCATACTTTTACCGTCACTATTATTACTAGGTTTTATTTTGCGCTTCTTTAGAGTGCCCAAAAGGAGTATTGAAACAAAGAATAATTGCATATATGCCCCGGCAGATGGCACTGTTGTGACCATTGAAGAGGTTGAAGAGAATGAATATATTAAATCGAAGTGTATTCAGGTTTCAATATTCATGTCGGTTTGGAATGTTCATATTAATTGGTTTCCAATAAACGGAACCGTAAAATATTTCAAATACCATCCTGGGAATTACTATCTGGCTTGGCATCCAAAGTCATCAACACACAATGAACGCACCTCTGTAGCCATTGAGCGTAAAGATGGTATGCCTCTTATGATGCGCCAAATAGCAGGTGCTGTTGCTCGAAGGATTATTTGCTATGCAGAGGAAGGTAAACCCGTCAATCAATGTGAACAGTTAGGTTTTATTAAATTTGGATCTAGGGTTGACCTTTTTCTACCCCTTGATGCCGTTATTAAAGTTAAACTTAACCAAAAGGTGACTGGTACTCAAACTATTGTTGCTGAAGTAGCGGAAAGAGTTTAG
- a CDS encoding T9SS type B sorting domain-containing protein, with the protein MQKTGFRRITILVLMICFGTSNSLFAQTAADTLGFKWKLLEVPDPTTGAKIQFTPLISAPSEFTSWDFGDGNTSTTDSIAIHSYGTVDTFDVSFKFKINSIDSTITRKVFANSAAFYDRLDTNTKATYVRIFRSAFLFPQNDNLLLANMRFEWSVNGVVLSNIDFDSPFGQYPNIRYTFESGGINTVTLKAWNILNPAQTISFTRQFNILPNPGTDKAKFTDVPNVFTPNGDNIFDFFEVSTSGLSRLVFKVFSRSGSLVYQNQSYYIKWDGKNDNGKDLPEGIYYYIIEDLDGFYENTKGFVYIFRGN; encoded by the coding sequence ATGCAAAAGACCGGATTTCGTAGAATCACCATTCTGGTTTTAATGATCTGCTTTGGTACAAGCAATTCATTATTTGCCCAAACTGCGGCTGATACATTGGGGTTCAAGTGGAAACTTTTAGAGGTACCAGATCCAACCACTGGGGCAAAAATTCAATTTACACCTCTTATATCTGCTCCATCAGAATTCACTAGTTGGGATTTTGGTGATGGAAATACTTCAACCACCGATTCAATTGCAATTCACTCATATGGAACTGTTGATACTTTTGATGTTTCATTCAAATTCAAGATTAACTCAATTGATTCAACTATAACCCGAAAAGTTTTTGCAAACTCTGCAGCTTTTTACGATAGATTAGATACAAATACCAAAGCAACTTATGTCCGCATATTTAGAAGTGCTTTTCTATTCCCCCAAAACGACAATTTATTATTGGCTAACATGCGTTTTGAGTGGTCAGTAAATGGAGTTGTCTTGAGTAATATTGACTTTGATAGCCCTTTCGGTCAGTATCCAAATATTCGCTACACATTCGAAAGCGGTGGGATTAATACAGTAACTCTTAAAGCTTGGAATATTTTAAATCCTGCCCAAACAATATCATTTACCAGACAATTTAATATTCTACCAAATCCCGGTACAGATAAAGCTAAGTTCACAGACGTTCCAAATGTTTTTACTCCAAATGGCGATAATATCTTTGACTTTTTTGAGGTATCAACCAGTGGATTATCAAGGCTTGTATTCAAAGTTTTCTCACGATCAGGTTCTTTGGTCTATCAAAATCAATCCTACTACATTAAATGGGATGGGAAAAACGATAATGGAAAAGATCTTCCAGAGGGTATATACTATTACATAATAGAGGATCTTGATGGTTTCTACGAAAACACTAAAGGATTTGTCTATATTTTTAGGGGTAATTAG
- a CDS encoding DUF2007 domain-containing protein has product MEDNWVSIFSSNKPWQAEIAKQVLFENGIEAVVINKQDSSYTSFGDVEVYVSQDEAEKSKELLKNIEN; this is encoded by the coding sequence ATGGAAGATAATTGGGTGTCAATTTTCTCAAGCAATAAACCATGGCAGGCAGAAATTGCCAAACAGGTTTTGTTTGAGAATGGTATCGAAGCTGTAGTTATCAATAAACAGGATTCATCCTATACCTCATTTGGCGATGTAGAAGTTTATGTATCCCAAGATGAAGCTGAAAAAAGTAAAGAACTCTTAAAGAATATTGAAAATTGA
- a CDS encoding SRPBCC family protein yields MTEFESKIVSIQRTPQDIFRVISDFRLFTPFIPQDKLEGWEAEEDCCRFNVKGIGQTGLKIVEKDPYKTVKITGDGKLPFEFFLWIQLKEATPYDTRMKLTLKADLNVMFKMMLQKQLEEGINMLAEQIAAAFNRGI; encoded by the coding sequence ATGACCGAATTTGAAAGTAAAATAGTTTCCATTCAAAGAACTCCACAGGATATTTTTAGAGTAATATCTGACTTTAGACTATTTACCCCTTTTATCCCCCAAGATAAACTGGAGGGATGGGAGGCAGAAGAGGATTGCTGCCGCTTTAACGTTAAAGGAATTGGGCAAACAGGATTAAAAATTGTAGAGAAAGATCCTTACAAAACGGTAAAAATTACTGGTGATGGTAAACTACCATTCGAATTCTTTCTGTGGATTCAACTTAAAGAAGCAACTCCTTACGATACAAGAATGAAACTGACTCTTAAAGCGGATCTTAATGTAATGTTTAAAATGATGCTTCAAAAGCAGCTTGAGGAAGGAATAAATATGTTGGCGGAGCAAATTGCAGCTGCGTTCAATCGGGGTATCTAA
- a CDS encoding AI-2E family transporter, whose protein sequence is MNTLAKYIIIGAIVTIIGFLLWYFSSIIAYILISTVLSLMGKPIVDLISKIKIKSWHPPKAFGAAVALIVIWILFYSFFRVMIPLVINQANELGEVNVSQMINNFSQPIADIEKFVREYLPSSNNFAVKEFLSDKLTHMFSISMVSDLFSSTANLLMNLFIAAFSISFITFFFLKEEKLFFEGLLMLFPEKYEQQIEHALVSVNQLLRRYFIGIIIQSLCIMTLDTIGLMIVGIKFDTAIVIGLVAGILNVIPYVGPLTGAIMGVLIGVATNLQLDFSTQLLPMIGYILLVFVVTRIIDDILFQPLIYSSSVNAHPLEIFIVILIAGSIAGILGMLLAIPAYTVIRVFAKEFFNKFRVVEKLTRKI, encoded by the coding sequence ATGAACACTTTAGCTAAGTACATAATAATCGGTGCAATAGTAACCATTATTGGCTTTTTACTTTGGTATTTTTCGTCAATAATTGCATACATCCTAATATCGACCGTGCTTTCTCTGATGGGAAAACCTATTGTTGATCTCATCTCAAAAATAAAAATAAAATCATGGCATCCCCCAAAGGCATTTGGTGCTGCAGTTGCATTGATTGTGATTTGGATCCTATTCTATTCTTTTTTTAGAGTAATGATCCCATTGGTTATTAATCAAGCCAACGAGCTTGGAGAGGTAAATGTCTCACAGATGATCAATAATTTCTCGCAACCTATTGCGGATATAGAAAAATTTGTGCGTGAATACTTACCCTCATCCAATAATTTCGCTGTAAAAGAATTCTTATCAGATAAGCTAACGCATATGTTCAGCATATCAATGGTTTCGGACCTATTCAGTTCCACAGCAAATCTACTGATGAACCTTTTTATTGCTGCTTTTTCAATATCCTTTATCACATTTTTTTTCCTAAAGGAGGAGAAACTTTTTTTCGAAGGATTACTTATGCTTTTCCCCGAAAAATATGAGCAACAGATAGAACATGCTCTTGTTAGTGTAAACCAACTTCTTAGGAGATATTTCATCGGTATTATCATTCAGAGTTTATGTATAATGACGCTAGATACCATTGGGTTAATGATTGTTGGGATTAAATTTGATACTGCAATTGTAATTGGTTTAGTTGCAGGAATACTGAATGTTATACCATATGTGGGGCCATTGACTGGTGCAATTATGGGTGTACTAATTGGGGTTGCTACAAACCTGCAACTCGATTTCTCCACTCAACTCCTACCAATGATAGGTTATATACTATTAGTTTTTGTAGTGACTCGTATTATTGATGATATACTTTTTCAGCCACTCATCTATTCGAGTAGCGTTAATGCGCACCCTCTCGAAATATTTATTGTAATACTCATTGCTGGGAGCATTGCTGGAATACTTGGTATGCTACTGGCAATACCCGCTTATACTGTAATTAGGGTATTTGCCAAAGAGTTTTTTAACAAATTCAGGGTTGTTGAGAAATTAACTCGAAAAATTTAA
- a CDS encoding phosphatidate cytidylyltransferase: MSNFVLRTISGILFVTSLVGALIIGEIPFLIVIGGILILAMYEFYSLSLKARIKPQFSLGLLIGLTVFIGTYLYATGHIEAIYLLGFTPLITSVFIFELYRKHKQPFHNIAYTLLGVFYIAIPLSLFNLIAFKAETLQHTFSYEILLSYFILIWANDTGAYLFGVSIGKHKIFPRISPKKSWEGFIGGLIFTTIVAWIISLNYSNINFAHWIAIGLLSAIIGVFGDLIESMFKRSIDVKDSGKFLPGHGGVLDRFDAVFLSAPIVFAYLKIMMLI; this comes from the coding sequence TTGAGCAATTTTGTTTTAAGAACAATTAGTGGGATACTCTTTGTTACTAGCCTTGTTGGTGCGCTGATTATTGGGGAAATTCCCTTCCTAATCGTTATTGGAGGGATATTGATTCTCGCTATGTATGAGTTTTATAGTTTAAGTTTAAAGGCTAGAATAAAACCACAGTTTTCGCTTGGCCTCCTAATTGGCCTTACTGTTTTCATCGGAACATATTTATATGCAACAGGGCATATTGAAGCAATATATCTACTTGGATTTACACCATTGATTACCAGTGTATTTATCTTTGAACTTTACCGTAAACACAAGCAACCCTTTCATAATATAGCTTACACTCTTTTAGGAGTTTTCTATATTGCCATTCCCCTTTCCCTTTTCAATCTCATCGCTTTTAAAGCGGAGACACTTCAACATACATTCTCTTATGAAATACTTTTAAGCTATTTTATACTTATTTGGGCAAACGACACTGGTGCATATCTTTTTGGCGTAAGTATTGGGAAGCATAAGATATTTCCTAGGATTTCACCAAAAAAATCGTGGGAAGGTTTTATAGGAGGATTAATTTTCACAACAATTGTTGCGTGGATCATTTCACTTAACTATTCTAATATTAACTTTGCGCACTGGATCGCAATCGGATTACTCAGTGCCATAATAGGTGTTTTTGGTGATTTAATTGAATCGATGTTCAAACGCAGCATTGACGTAAAAGATTCGGGCAAGTTTTTACCAGGACATGGTGGAGTGCTTGATAGGTTTGATGCAGTTTTTTTATCTGCACCTATAGTTTTTGCTTACTTAAAAATAATGATGTTAATATAA
- the hflB gene encoding ATP-dependent zinc metalloprotease FtsH: MAEKNNKQDKNQDNNDPFFGGDGGSVKKTPKFNVYWVYILIIAAIFFLNFFYSGRNAIESNWQEVKNQMLAKGEVAKLIVVRNQGKVEVFIKEKDLTKYAERLGKGFNAVPKTGPHFYFTIGSIETFEKQLSEAQTTLAEADKIYPQYEERPNYFSDILSWLLFPLILIGIWIFIFRRMSRGGGGGAGNIFNVGKSKAQLFDRESTSRTDFKDVAGLEEAKVEVMEIVDFLKNPKKYTDLGGKIPKGALLVGPPGTGKTLLAKAVAGEANVPFFSMSGSDFVEMFVGVGASRVRDLFKQAKDKAPCIVFIDEIDAIGRARGKNSNFSSNDERENTLNQLLTEMDGFASNQGVIIMAATNRADILDRALLRAGRFDRQIHVELPDSKERLEIFKVHLRPLKLEEGLDITFLAKQTPGFSGADIANVCNESALIAARKNKQSVQKQDFLDAIDRIIGGLEKKNKIISLDEKRTIAYHEAGHATVSWLLEHANPLLKVSIIPRGRSLGAAWYLPEERQITTTEQLFDEMCSGLGGRASEEVTFNKISTGALNDLEKVTKQAYAMIAYFGMGKATGNVSFYDSSGQNEYSFSKPYSEKTAELIDKEVKELIDNAYAHSKTILIENKEGLTKLAELLLEREVIFSEDLVTIFGPRKSLSREEEFEKEILQAQKDQNGEKKELDNN, from the coding sequence ATGGCCGAAAAAAACAATAAACAAGATAAGAATCAGGATAATAATGACCCCTTTTTTGGTGGCGATGGCGGTAGTGTGAAGAAGACCCCAAAATTCAATGTGTACTGGGTTTACATCCTAATAATTGCAGCCATTTTCTTTCTTAACTTTTTCTATAGCGGACGAAATGCCATTGAATCGAACTGGCAAGAGGTTAAAAATCAGATGTTAGCAAAGGGGGAGGTTGCAAAACTAATAGTTGTCCGCAATCAAGGAAAGGTTGAGGTTTTCATTAAAGAAAAAGACCTTACCAAATATGCTGAAAGACTTGGAAAAGGTTTTAATGCTGTTCCTAAAACAGGACCCCACTTCTACTTCACTATTGGTTCAATTGAAACATTTGAAAAGCAACTTTCTGAAGCCCAAACTACTTTAGCTGAAGCCGATAAAATATACCCACAGTACGAAGAAAGACCAAACTACTTCAGTGATATCCTCAGTTGGCTACTTTTCCCTCTGATCCTAATTGGTATCTGGATATTTATATTCCGCCGGATGAGCCGTGGCGGAGGTGGTGGTGCTGGGAATATTTTTAATGTTGGAAAATCAAAAGCTCAACTTTTCGATAGAGAATCTACCTCAAGAACAGATTTCAAGGATGTAGCAGGTTTAGAAGAAGCTAAGGTTGAGGTAATGGAAATTGTTGATTTCCTCAAAAATCCAAAAAAATACACCGACTTAGGTGGCAAGATCCCTAAAGGAGCACTACTCGTTGGACCTCCAGGTACTGGTAAAACATTACTTGCAAAAGCAGTTGCGGGTGAAGCAAATGTTCCATTCTTCAGCATGTCAGGTTCTGATTTTGTTGAAATGTTTGTTGGGGTTGGAGCATCAAGAGTTCGTGACCTTTTTAAACAAGCAAAAGACAAAGCTCCTTGTATCGTTTTTATTGATGAGATTGATGCTATTGGGCGTGCAAGAGGCAAAAACTCCAATTTCTCGTCAAATGACGAGCGTGAAAATACACTTAATCAGCTGCTCACCGAGATGGATGGCTTTGCTTCGAACCAAGGTGTAATAATAATGGCTGCAACTAATCGTGCCGATATCCTTGATAGAGCGTTATTGCGTGCTGGACGTTTTGACAGACAAATCCATGTTGAGCTACCAGACAGTAAAGAGAGACTCGAAATATTTAAAGTACACTTACGACCATTAAAACTTGAGGAAGGACTTGATATCACATTCCTTGCAAAGCAAACACCAGGTTTTTCAGGTGCAGATATTGCTAATGTTTGTAATGAGTCCGCACTTATTGCAGCAAGAAAAAACAAGCAATCGGTTCAAAAACAGGACTTCTTGGATGCTATCGACAGGATAATTGGGGGTCTTGAGAAAAAGAATAAGATTATTTCATTAGACGAAAAACGGACAATTGCGTATCACGAAGCAGGTCATGCTACTGTAAGCTGGTTACTTGAACATGCAAACCCCTTGCTTAAAGTCTCAATTATACCACGCGGTCGCTCTCTAGGTGCAGCATGGTATCTACCTGAGGAAAGACAGATAACTACCACAGAGCAACTATTTGATGAGATGTGTTCAGGCCTTGGAGGCAGAGCTTCAGAAGAAGTTACATTTAATAAAATATCAACAGGAGCACTCAACGATCTCGAAAAAGTTACAAAACAGGCGTACGCAATGATTGCCTACTTTGGTATGGGTAAAGCAACTGGAAATGTTAGTTTTTACGATTCATCGGGACAAAACGAGTACTCATTTTCCAAACCTTACAGCGAAAAAACAGCAGAATTGATTGATAAAGAGGTAAAGGAATTAATTGATAATGCTTACGCACATTCAAAAACAATACTTATTGAGAATAAAGAGGGTTTAACCAAACTCGCAGAGCTCCTTCTTGAACGTGAAGTGATATTTAGTGAAGATCTTGTAACTATATTTGGCCCGCGCAAATCTTTAAGTCGTGAGGAGGAGTTTGAAAAGGAAATTCTTCAAGCTCAAAAAGATCAAAACGGAGAAAAAAAGGAACTAGATAACAATTAG